In Pectobacterium aroidearum, the following are encoded in one genomic region:
- the gspC gene encoding type II secretion system protein GspC has product MARLQAFKEPSFNSLVATFRSLPAPLIRRIVLGLILLLICQQLAVLTWRFLLPEDSRIVGVSVTPAQAKEKPVTPGDFTLFGHAPDADAAAANDAALSGDIPLTSLNISLTGVLASEDAKRSIAIIAKDSQQYSRNVGDAIPGYEAKIVTISADRVVIQYQGRYEALHLYQEENTADAPSSSGAFSQVKEEIQKNPLSAQDYLTISPVTEEEVLKGYQLNPGKKPDLFYRAGLQDNDLAVSLNGMDLRDAGQAQQAMAQLAGMSKFNLTVERDGQQQDIYLALDGDH; this is encoded by the coding sequence ATGGCACGATTGCAAGCTTTCAAAGAACCGTCTTTTAATTCGTTGGTTGCGACTTTTCGGTCACTGCCCGCGCCGCTGATCCGACGTATCGTGTTGGGGCTGATTTTACTGCTGATTTGCCAGCAGTTGGCCGTCTTGACCTGGCGCTTTCTCCTTCCTGAAGATTCACGCATTGTTGGCGTGTCGGTGACGCCTGCCCAGGCGAAAGAAAAACCCGTGACGCCCGGCGACTTTACCCTGTTTGGCCATGCTCCTGATGCGGATGCTGCCGCGGCTAACGATGCCGCGCTATCTGGTGATATACCGCTGACATCGTTAAATATCAGTCTGACAGGGGTTCTGGCGAGTGAAGATGCTAAGCGTTCGATTGCCATCATCGCTAAAGATAGTCAGCAATACAGCCGCAACGTCGGCGATGCCATTCCGGGCTATGAAGCCAAAATTGTGACTATCTCTGCCGATCGTGTTGTGATCCAGTATCAGGGGCGCTATGAAGCGCTGCATTTGTATCAGGAAGAAAACACCGCCGATGCACCGTCGTCTTCTGGCGCATTTAGTCAGGTGAAAGAGGAAATACAAAAAAATCCCCTCTCGGCGCAGGATTACCTCACCATTTCTCCCGTCACGGAAGAAGAAGTACTGAAAGGATATCAGTTAAACCCCGGCAAAAAACCCGATCTTTTCTACCGCGCAGGCTTGCAGGACAACGATCTCGCAGTGTCATTAAACGGCATGGATTTACGCGATGCAGGTCAGGCACAGCAGGCGATGGCGCAACTGGCAGGGATGAGCAAATTTAATTTGACCGTTGAGCGTGATGGTCAACAGCAGGATATATATCTGGCATTGGATGGAGACCACTAA